The Maridesulfovibrio hydrothermalis AM13 = DSM 14728 DNA window ATTGTCTAAATCTTTTTTACCGAACCAAGCAACTGCATTCAATATCAAACCCCCATAAAGAACGCAATCAATAAGCAGACCGTTATAAAAAAACGCACAATTGTCCGGTTGTTTGCAAAATATATATTTTTATTCATTTATAAAACAGGTCAGTCTTGTTTTATAAGAGTTATATATTTGAAAGCTTTTCCGTACATTTTGTAGGGGAATTATCGGGCGGGATTTTGTTGCGGTTTATATAAAATAAAGTTACAGCCGCCCCATGAACAAGAAGTATGATGCACTGGCCTTGTTTTCAGGCGGGCTGGACAGTATATTGGCATGCAAGGTTATTCAGGATCAGGGGCTTAAAGTTTTGGGTCTCCATTTTGTGACGCCGTTTTTCGGCAATCCTGAAAAGGTTGAACACTGGGAAAAGATCTACGGTGTTGAAATCATGGCTGTTGATATCAGCGACGAATATATTCAGATGATCATGGACATACCAAGTTACGGCATGGGGAAATTAATCAATCCCTGCGTGGACTGTAAAATAATGATGATCAGTCACGCCAAAGCCTTGCTTGATAGATTTGAGGCAAAATTTATAATTTCCGGCGAGGTTGTCGGACAGCGGCCTATGTCGCAGCGTCCCACTGCGCTTAATGCCATTAAAAATACTTCCGATACCAGAGATGTGCTTTTGAGGCCGCTTTGCGCTCAGAGTCAGCCTATTACTCCAGTGGAAGAAGCCGGTCTGGTGGATAGAGAAAAGCTTCCTAATATAGCTGGAAGGGGGCGCAAAGATCAGCTTGCTATGGCCAGAGAATACGGCTTTACAGAAATTCCAACTCCCGGGGGCGGCTGCAAACTGACTGAAATAGAAAATTCCGCCCGCTTTTTTCCACTTTTTAAAAAGCTGGATAAACCGGATGTGAATTTCTTTAAGCTCGCGATAACAGGGCGTCAGTACTGGGCCGGAAATAAGCTGCTTGCCATAGGCAGAAATCAGCGGGACAATGAAAGGGTTGAAGAACTTTTCCGTGAAAATGACTATATGTTTGAGGTTCGTGGGTTTCCCGGACCGTTGAGTCTCGGGCGAGCTGCCTGCAACGAAGAATGGACAAGACAGGAAATTATTGACGCAGCGGCTATGACCGCTTCTTTTTCTCCCAAGGCGGTCAAATCCGGCGAGGAAGTAAGTGTTGCCATAATTAGTCCCGAGGGTGAGATGGCTATCAACGTCATGCCTGCAAGGGAAACTGAAACCGGCTTTTCCGGACCTGACCTTGAAGGGTTGAAAGAATGGAAAATTGCTCGTGAAAAGAGTAAACAGGTAAAAAGAGTTTAAACTGCAATTATCCTTTCTGCTTTATGATGTTTCGGGTAACAACCAACGTTGATCTGAATATATTGTGATAGGGTAAGGTGTTATGCAGCTCTTCTCATGCAGCTTTAAAGTTTTACAGTGTAAAAACACACCCCTCCGGTTAAGAGGTTCAAGGGGGATTCTCCCCTGTGAATCCGGAGGTTAAATCACCGATAAAAGCGCATAGCGCATTACAGTGCTTCATGTGCCGGAGTGTATATGATTTCCAATGCATTTTTCTTTATGCTCAGTATTTTTCTGCTCTGGTTCGGAGCGGACTGGATTGTAGGTTCTGCATCTAAAATTGCCCGTAAATACAAAGTGTCCGATCTGGTTATCGGCCTGACTATTGTCGCTTTTGGGACATCAGCTCCTGAATTTCTGGTTACTGCCACCGCAGCGTTTAAGGGAATGTCTGATATTTCCCTGTCCAATGTGGTCGGTTCCAATATTTTTAATTTAGGCTTTATTCTCGGCCTGATGGCCTTGATTAAACCGCTGCCGACCAACCGTTCGCTGGCATTCAGAGATACTCCGCTGCTGCTTGCAACAACAGCCCTGATACTTGGACTGGCTTATTTTGATAAGCTGGACCGTTCAGCCGGAGTTATGCTGCTGGCAATCCTCGGCGGTTATATCAGCTATCTTATGGTGCATAGCAGGCGGGCAGCTAAAAGTCTGTCCGGCGTTGTTCCTGAAGTAGATGAGGATGCAACAGGTGAAGTTACCACCAAAGACTGGCTTAAACTTCTGGCCGGTTTTATAGGCATCGCGCTCGGCGGTGAGTTCATGGTTGATTCTGCCTCTGAAATTGCCAGACATTTCGGCGTTTCCAACTGGGTGATAGGCATGACTATTGTTGCTGCGGGAACATCACTACCTGAACTGGTGACCTGTCTGGCTGCGTCTCTTAAAGGACGTAATGAAATGTTGCTGGGTAACCTGATCGGCAGTGATTTTTTCAACTTTGCGGGAGTACTGGGACTGACCTGTGTATTGCGTCCGCTTGAAGTTACACCTGAAGCACTGCCCGGACTTACCATGCTGGTAGGGATGGTCGGGCTGGTACTTATTTTTATCCGCAGCGGATGGAAAGTCACCCGCCTTGAGGGGGCAATTCTGATCAGTTTAAGCCTTGGCCGCTGGGTGTTTGACTTCATGGGCTGATCTGAAAATACGGGTTTAATTTCGTAATAAATTTAAGCTCCTGCGTGGAAACATGCAGGAGCTTTTTTAGGTTTATATATGATTTTAAAAGGAGTGTTTAAGATTTTTATATTCTCTCGCATTTTCATTTTATCTGTCGTATAAGGGGGCAAAATATCAGAATTACGGCAGTTGAGGAGTTGTTATGTCACAGAATTCAAGTGGGGCTTTCAGCCATCCTAAACCGTTTTATCTTCTTTTCTCAGTGGAGATGTGGGAACGGTTCGGCTACTATGGAATGCAGGCCCTTCTGGTTCTGTTTATGGTCAAGAAGCTGGGATTCAGTGATGATCTGGCTGATACAACTTTCAGTGCTTTTGCAGCTCTTGTTTATGCTTTTATCTGCGCAGGCGGGTATATCGGGGATAAAATTCTTGGGAATCGCAGAACAATGTTTCTGGGAGCTGTCGTCCTCGCAGTCGGGTATGGATTACTCGGCATTGATTGCGAAAAATTTCTTTATCCCGCACTCGGTATTATCATTGCCGGTAACGGTCTTTTCAAAGCCAATCCTTCGGCACTTGTCTCCAAGCTTTATGATAAAGGCGATTCCCGTGTGGATGGGGCTTTTACGCTATATTATATGGCAATCAATATCGGTTCTTTTGCTGCCATGTCGCTTTGTCCTGTTGTGCAGAAACATTATGGCTGGAATGCCGGATTTTCTGTCTGCCTCATTGGTATGGGAATAGCAATTATCAATTATATAATGTTCAGGTCTGTATTGGAACCGATCGGTTCTAAGGCTGACTTTGAGCCGCTTTCCATGCATAAATTACTGCTGACTGTCATCGGTACAGCTTTAATTGCCGCAACTTCTGCTTTTTTACTCAAAAATCTGACCCTTGCCCATGAATTGCTCTACGCCGCTCTTGTGGTTGTTGCAGGTCTTTACGTGCGGGAAATCGTCAGGGCAGAACCGCACGAACGTGCAAACCTGATCATCTGCCTGATTCTTATGGCGGAGGCTGTTGTTTTTTTCGCTCTTTACCAGCAGATGCCGACTTCGCTTAATCTTTTTGCAGCCCGTAATGTACATCCTTTTGTGTTCGGTATTCCGGTTGAGCCGGCTTCTTTTCAGGCACTTAACCCGTTCTGGATTATGCTGATCAGTCCAGTTCTGGCGGTCGTTTATGCCAGACTCGGCAAGTCCGGCCGGGATCTTTCTCTGCCCGGGAAATTTGCCCTCGGCATGATGATGTGCTGTTCTTCTTTTTTGACCCTCGCTTTTGTTGCGGAATATCGGGCCGATGCAACTGGTTATGTTTCCGGTAACTGGCTGGTGCTCAGCTATGGGTTTCAGA harbors:
- a CDS encoding DUF814 domain-containing protein, giving the protein MNKKYDALALFSGGLDSILACKVIQDQGLKVLGLHFVTPFFGNPEKVEHWEKIYGVEIMAVDISDEYIQMIMDIPSYGMGKLINPCVDCKIMMISHAKALLDRFEAKFIISGEVVGQRPMSQRPTALNAIKNTSDTRDVLLRPLCAQSQPITPVEEAGLVDREKLPNIAGRGRKDQLAMAREYGFTEIPTPGGGCKLTEIENSARFFPLFKKLDKPDVNFFKLAITGRQYWAGNKLLAIGRNQRDNERVEELFRENDYMFEVRGFPGPLSLGRAACNEEWTRQEIIDAAAMTASFSPKAVKSGEEVSVAIISPEGEMAINVMPARETETGFSGPDLEGLKEWKIAREKSKQVKRV
- a CDS encoding calcium/sodium antiporter: MISNAFFFMLSIFLLWFGADWIVGSASKIARKYKVSDLVIGLTIVAFGTSAPEFLVTATAAFKGMSDISLSNVVGSNIFNLGFILGLMALIKPLPTNRSLAFRDTPLLLATTALILGLAYFDKLDRSAGVMLLAILGGYISYLMVHSRRAAKSLSGVVPEVDEDATGEVTTKDWLKLLAGFIGIALGGEFMVDSASEIARHFGVSNWVIGMTIVAAGTSLPELVTCLAASLKGRNEMLLGNLIGSDFFNFAGVLGLTCVLRPLEVTPEALPGLTMLVGMVGLVLIFIRSGWKVTRLEGAILISLSLGRWVFDFMG
- a CDS encoding oligopeptide:H+ symporter, with amino-acid sequence MSQNSSGAFSHPKPFYLLFSVEMWERFGYYGMQALLVLFMVKKLGFSDDLADTTFSAFAALVYAFICAGGYIGDKILGNRRTMFLGAVVLAVGYGLLGIDCEKFLYPALGIIIAGNGLFKANPSALVSKLYDKGDSRVDGAFTLYYMAINIGSFAAMSLCPVVQKHYGWNAGFSVCLIGMGIAIINYIMFRSVLEPIGSKADFEPLSMHKLLLTVIGTALIAATSAFLLKNLTLAHELLYAALVVVAGLYVREIVRAEPHERANLIICLILMAEAVVFFALYQQMPTSLNLFAARNVHPFVFGIPVEPASFQALNPFWIMLISPVLAVVYARLGKSGRDLSLPGKFALGMMMCCSSFLTLAFVAEYRADATGYVSGNWLVLSYGFQSLGELLVSGLGLAMVARLTPARSMGFMMGAWFMFQSIAMVLGGEIATMASVSEHGVTAAQSLIIYGNLFSRIGMVTGVIALVMAAFAPLLKKYISE